In a genomic window of Nocardia fluminea:
- a CDS encoding nitroreductase family deazaflavin-dependent oxidoreductase: MTSQFPDRQWGSRANPLSRAANRFAATKPGSWLIRTITPLDRALLERTDGKYTVLGPIGAPVILLTTTGRKSGVARTQPLLYVHDGDTLYVVGSNFGQAHHPAWTANLLANPSATVAIAGERIPVTATPVSDADKDAIFARFVDITGAYAAYRDRTTRDLRMFALRRA; the protein is encoded by the coding sequence ATGACATCGCAGTTCCCGGATCGCCAGTGGGGCTCCCGCGCCAATCCCCTGTCCCGCGCAGCCAACCGGTTCGCCGCGACCAAGCCGGGTTCCTGGCTGATCCGCACCATCACCCCGCTCGACCGCGCCCTGCTCGAGCGCACCGACGGCAAGTACACCGTGCTCGGCCCGATCGGCGCACCGGTGATCCTGCTCACGACCACCGGTCGCAAGTCCGGTGTCGCGCGTACCCAGCCGCTGCTCTACGTCCACGACGGCGACACCCTGTACGTGGTCGGTTCCAACTTCGGCCAGGCCCACCACCCGGCCTGGACCGCCAATCTGCTCGCGAACCCGTCGGCCACCGTCGCCATCGCCGGCGAGCGCATCCCGGTCACCGCCACGCCGGTCAGCGACGCGGACAAGGACGCGATCTTCGCCCGCTTCGTCGACATCACCGGCGCCTACGCCGCCTACCGCGACCGCACCACCCGCGATCTGCGCATGTTCGCCCTGCGCCGGGCGTGA
- a CDS encoding MarR family winged helix-turn-helix transcriptional regulator produces the protein MKSEQDLLDGAALTVFRLNGQFLTIGDGLSAPAGISVAWWQVMAAVQDQPQPVAGIARAMGITRQSVQRIADLLVGKGMCEYRPNPAHKRAKLVAMTEEGTAAIRRINPQHAAMAHRLAQALGPAEFAATVATLERLAATLDTIIADED, from the coding sequence GTGAAATCCGAACAGGACCTACTCGACGGCGCCGCCCTCACCGTCTTCCGGCTCAACGGTCAATTCCTGACCATCGGCGACGGATTGTCCGCGCCCGCCGGCATCTCGGTGGCCTGGTGGCAGGTGATGGCCGCCGTGCAGGACCAGCCGCAACCGGTGGCCGGGATCGCGCGCGCGATGGGCATCACCCGGCAGAGCGTACAGCGGATCGCGGACCTGCTGGTCGGCAAGGGAATGTGCGAGTACCGGCCCAACCCCGCGCACAAGCGGGCCAAGCTGGTCGCGATGACCGAGGAGGGCACCGCCGCCATCCGTCGGATCAACCCACAGCACGCGGCCATGGCGCACCGGCTGGCGCAGGCGCTCGGCCCGGCCGAGTTCGCCGCGACGGTCGCGACCCTCGAGCGTCTCGCGGCGACTCTCGACACGATCATCGCCGACGAGGACTAG
- a CDS encoding LLM class flavin-dependent oxidoreductase: MQFGIFSVGDVTTDPTTGRTPTEAERIKAMVAIAQKAEEVGLDVFAMGEHHNRPFVPSSPTTMLGYIAGRTDNITLSTSTTLITTNDPVKIAEDFAMLQHLADGRVDLMLGRGNTGPVYPWFGKDIRDGIPLAIENYALLHRLWREDVVNWEGKFRTPLQSFTSTPRPLDDVPPFVWHGSIRSPEIAEQAAYYGDGFFANHIFWPTDHFKRLIDLYRRRYEHYGHGSADQAIVGLGGQVFLRKNSQDAVREFRPYFDNAPVYGHGPSLEDFTEQTPLTVGSPEQVIEKTLTFREHFGDYQRQLFLVDHAGLPLKTVLEQLDLLGEEVIPVLRKEFAARRPAHVPDAPTHDSLLAAKTLEVSA; encoded by the coding sequence CGAGGAGGTGGGTCTGGACGTGTTCGCGATGGGCGAGCACCACAATCGGCCCTTCGTGCCGTCGTCACCGACCACGATGCTCGGCTATATCGCCGGGCGCACCGACAACATCACGCTGTCCACCTCGACCACGCTCATCACCACGAACGACCCGGTCAAGATCGCCGAGGACTTCGCGATGCTGCAGCACCTGGCCGACGGCCGCGTCGACCTGATGCTCGGGCGCGGCAACACCGGCCCGGTCTACCCGTGGTTCGGCAAGGACATCCGCGACGGCATCCCGCTGGCCATCGAGAACTACGCTCTGCTGCACCGGCTGTGGCGTGAAGACGTCGTGAACTGGGAAGGCAAGTTCCGTACGCCGCTGCAATCGTTCACCTCGACCCCGCGTCCGCTCGACGATGTGCCGCCGTTCGTCTGGCACGGGTCGATCCGGAGCCCGGAGATCGCCGAACAGGCCGCGTACTACGGTGACGGCTTCTTCGCCAACCACATCTTCTGGCCCACCGACCACTTCAAGCGGCTGATCGACCTGTACCGGCGGCGCTACGAGCACTACGGCCACGGCAGCGCCGACCAGGCCATCGTCGGACTCGGCGGGCAAGTGTTCCTGCGTAAGAACTCGCAGGACGCGGTTCGTGAGTTCCGCCCCTACTTCGACAACGCGCCCGTCTACGGACACGGCCCGTCGCTGGAGGATTTCACCGAGCAGACCCCGCTCACCGTGGGCAGCCCGGAGCAGGTCATCGAGAAGACGCTCACCTTCCGCGAGCACTTCGGCGACTACCAGCGCCAGCTGTTCCTGGTCGACCATGCCGGACTCCCGTTGAAGACGGTGCTCGAGCAGCTCGACCTGCTCGGCGAGGAAGTGATCCCGGTGTTGCGCAAGGAATTCGCGGCCCGGCGCCCGGCGCACGTCCCGGACGCGCCGACGCACGACTCACTACTCGCCGCCAAGACCTTGGAGGTCAGCGCGTGA
- a CDS encoding YceI family protein, whose translation MTTAIAKGLTAGTWAIDPTHSTVGFAVRHLMVSKVRGRFTDFDGALVIAEDGTATAHAEIRVDSLTTDNAQRDGHLRTADFFHAEEFPLMTFKSTGFRGEGADFVVDGEFTVRGNTKPVTLEVEFLGVSPGMGNGQVAGFEAKTVVSRRDFGLDIDMPLPDGGAVIGDKITLTLEIEAVLQS comes from the coding sequence ATGACCACCGCCATCGCCAAGGGACTCACCGCAGGCACCTGGGCCATCGACCCCACCCACTCCACCGTCGGTTTCGCCGTACGCCACCTCATGGTGAGCAAGGTCCGCGGCCGCTTCACCGATTTCGACGGCGCCCTCGTGATCGCCGAGGACGGCACCGCCACCGCGCACGCCGAGATCCGCGTCGACTCCCTCACCACCGACAACGCACAGCGTGACGGCCACCTGCGCACGGCCGACTTCTTCCACGCCGAGGAATTCCCGCTGATGACCTTCAAGTCCACCGGATTCCGTGGCGAGGGCGCCGATTTCGTCGTCGACGGTGAGTTCACGGTGCGCGGCAACACCAAGCCGGTCACCCTCGAGGTCGAGTTCCTCGGCGTGAGCCCGGGCATGGGCAACGGCCAGGTCGCCGGCTTCGAAGCCAAGACCGTGGTCTCGCGTCGCGACTTCGGTCTCGACATCGACATGCCGCTGCCCGACGGCGGCGCCGTGATCGGCGACAAGATCACCCTCACCCTCGAGATCGAGGCCGTGCTCCAGAGCTGA
- a CDS encoding FMN reductase, whose protein sequence is MTTRIAVVSAGLSQPSSTRLLADRLAAAAARELRTKGAEVEVDFVDLRDHARDLADNLLTGFPAPALRAAIDKVVTADGLIAVTPIFSASYSGLFKTFFDVLEPDSLAGMPVLTGATGGTERHSLALEHAVRPLFAYLRSIVVPTAVYAASTDWGANGGDKALNNRIDRAATEFGALLLGTSATRPTDPYTDTTPFEDLLAANH, encoded by the coding sequence ATGACAACCCGTATCGCCGTGGTGTCGGCAGGGCTTTCGCAGCCTTCGTCGACACGTTTGCTCGCCGATCGACTGGCCGCCGCGGCAGCACGCGAGCTGCGTACGAAAGGCGCCGAGGTCGAAGTGGACTTCGTCGACCTGCGCGATCACGCTCGCGACCTGGCCGACAACCTGCTCACCGGGTTCCCGGCGCCCGCGTTGCGGGCGGCGATCGACAAGGTCGTCACCGCCGACGGCCTGATCGCGGTGACGCCGATCTTCAGTGCCTCCTACAGCGGCCTGTTCAAGACGTTCTTCGATGTGCTGGAACCGGATTCGCTCGCCGGGATGCCGGTACTGACCGGCGCGACCGGCGGCACCGAGCGTCATTCCCTGGCGCTGGAGCACGCGGTGCGTCCGCTGTTCGCCTACCTGCGCTCGATCGTCGTCCCCACCGCGGTCTACGCGGCGTCCACCGACTGGGGCGCGAACGGCGGCGACAAGGCACTCAACAATCGGATCGACCGCGCCGCAACGGAATTCGGCGCGCTGCTACTCGGCACGTCCGCTACCCGGCCCACCGACCCCTATACCGATACGACCCCGTTCGAAGACCTCCTCGCAGCAAATCACTGA
- a CDS encoding DJ-1/PfpI family protein, giving the protein MKTVHVAVYDTLADWEVGAATAHIANGNWHREPGTFEVVTVGLTTAPITTMGRLRVTPDLAVADLDPAGSAMLILPGADLWMGEDLIPFAHKAKEFAAAGVPVAAICGATFGLATAGLLDDRAHTSNAAEFLGYSGYSGAPHYVEAPAVTDRDVITADGMSPFEFAREIFARLDLYEPHILEAWYALYARKDPAGYAALAEYEGIHAA; this is encoded by the coding sequence ATGAAAACAGTTCACGTCGCCGTCTACGACACCCTCGCCGACTGGGAAGTGGGGGCCGCGACAGCGCACATCGCCAACGGCAACTGGCACCGGGAGCCCGGAACGTTCGAGGTCGTCACGGTCGGCCTCACCACAGCACCGATCACCACCATGGGGCGTCTGCGCGTAACGCCCGACCTGGCGGTCGCCGATCTCGATCCGGCCGGCAGCGCGATGTTGATCCTGCCCGGCGCGGACCTGTGGATGGGCGAGGACCTGATCCCGTTCGCGCACAAGGCGAAAGAGTTCGCCGCCGCCGGGGTGCCGGTGGCCGCGATCTGCGGCGCGACCTTCGGACTCGCCACCGCGGGCCTGCTCGATGATCGCGCGCACACCAGCAACGCCGCGGAATTCCTCGGCTACAGCGGGTATTCGGGCGCGCCGCACTACGTCGAGGCGCCCGCCGTCACCGACCGTGACGTGATCACCGCGGACGGCATGTCGCCGTTCGAATTCGCCAGGGAGATCTTCGCGCGGCTCGATCTGTACGAACCGCACATCCTCGAGGCCTGGTACGCGCTGTACGCGCGCAAGGACCCGGCCGGATATGCCGCACTCGCCGAATACGAAGGGATCCACGCGGCGTGA
- a CDS encoding SPFH domain-containing protein gives MLGYHVPDPDEAMLVSGAKTKDDSPFKVVIGRGTWVVPLFRKVRYLSLAMFESEIRERCVTKQAIQLDVRAVIAFKVANDTQSIVNAAQRFLSEQEQEMSVLTGRIFSGHLRSIVGSMTVEEIIRERQKLADEVLIASKVEMSNIGLWVDSFQIQSIDDGNLGYINALAAPHNAAVQRDAQIAQAQAAQRSAEAEQESLRRRAEYERETSILKAQYQRDIDKANAEAAQAGPLADAIARQAVLHAQAEQARKNAELREQQLQAEVVKPAEAEAERVRILAVAEADRTRIQAEAAASNNRIALDQMLIEQLPEIVKQAAHGLAGANLTVLNGPDGVGELLNGMVGQGLTVFNSLQKALSNGEVDKV, from the coding sequence ATGCTGGGCTATCACGTTCCCGATCCCGACGAAGCCATGCTGGTCAGTGGCGCCAAGACCAAAGACGACAGCCCGTTCAAGGTGGTCATCGGGCGCGGCACCTGGGTGGTGCCGCTGTTCCGCAAGGTCCGCTACCTGTCGCTGGCCATGTTCGAATCCGAGATTCGCGAGCGCTGCGTCACCAAGCAGGCCATCCAGCTCGATGTGCGCGCGGTGATCGCGTTCAAGGTCGCCAACGACACCCAGTCGATCGTCAATGCGGCACAACGCTTCCTGTCCGAACAGGAGCAGGAGATGTCGGTGCTCACCGGCCGCATCTTCTCCGGTCACCTGCGCTCGATCGTCGGCTCGATGACCGTCGAGGAGATCATCCGGGAACGTCAGAAGCTGGCCGACGAGGTGCTCATCGCCTCCAAGGTGGAGATGAGCAATATCGGCCTGTGGGTCGACTCGTTCCAGATCCAGTCCATCGACGACGGCAACCTCGGCTACATCAATGCCCTTGCCGCACCGCACAATGCGGCGGTCCAGCGTGACGCCCAGATCGCCCAGGCCCAAGCCGCCCAGCGCTCCGCCGAAGCCGAGCAGGAATCGCTGCGCCGTCGCGCCGAATACGAACGCGAGACCTCGATCCTCAAGGCCCAGTACCAGCGCGACATCGACAAGGCCAATGCCGAAGCGGCACAGGCGGGTCCGCTCGCCGACGCCATCGCCAGGCAGGCCGTGCTGCACGCGCAGGCCGAGCAGGCGCGCAAGAACGCCGAACTGCGGGAACAGCAACTCCAGGCCGAAGTGGTGAAACCCGCTGAGGCAGAAGCGGAACGAGTCCGCATCCTCGCCGTGGCCGAGGCCGATCGCACCCGCATCCAGGCCGAAGCGGCGGCATCCAACAACCGCATCGCGCTGGACCAGATGCTCATCGAGCAACTTCCCGAAATCGTCAAGCAGGCCGCGCACGGCCTGGCCGGCGCCAATCTCACCGTGCTCAACGGTCCCGACGGTGTCGGCGAGCTGCTCAACGGCATGGTCGGTCAGGGGCTGACGGTCTTCAACTCCCTGCAGAAGGCCCTGTCCAACGGCGAGGTGGACAAGGTCTGA